A genomic stretch from Thunnus maccoyii chromosome 19, fThuMac1.1, whole genome shotgun sequence includes:
- the lman2la gene encoding lectin, mannose-binding 2-like a isoform X2, whose translation MGDAMVTADQVRLTPDMQSRQGAVWSRLPCHLKDWEMQVHFKIHGQGKKNLNGDGLAIWYTKERMRKGPVFGNVDNFTGLGVFVDTYPNEEKHIEAQKKRYTPRTQRIFPFVLAMVGNGSISYDHERDGRPTELGGCNAMVRNLKHDTFLFIRYIRRRLTVMIDIDGQHEWRDCLDIPGVRLPQGFYFGATAITGDLSDNHDIISLKLYQLTVLRSKKEEQEEEEEEEITIPSVDNFDLLRLGQVEEGMSGIAIFFTVLFSMLGCIFLIVIGLVVYSHWNESRRKRFY comes from the exons ATGGGTGATGCCATGGTAACCGCCGACCAGGTGCGCCTCACACCTGACATGCAGAGCAGGCAGGGGGCAGTGTGGAGCCGCCTT CCTTGCCATCTTAAGGACTGGGAGATGCAGGTGCACTTTAAGATTCACGGACAAGGAAAGAAGAACCTGAATGGTGACGGGTTGGCTATTTGGTATACTAAAGAACGCATGCGGAAAG GTCCCGTGTTTGGAAATGTAGACAACTTCACTGGCTTGGGTGTTTTTGTGGACACGTATCCCAATGAGGAGAAACACATAGAG GCGCAGAAGAAGAGATACACTCCTCGCACACAG AGGATCTTCCCCTTCGTCCTGGCCATGGTGGGGAACGGCAGCATCAGTTATGACCACGAGCGGGACGGACGGCCCACAGAGCTCGGTGGCTGCAACGCCATGGTTCGCAACCTCAAACATGACACCTTCCTCTTCATCCGATACATCCGCCGAAGACTCACG GTGATGATAGACATCGACGGGCAGCACGAGTGGAGGGACTGCCTCGACATACCCGGGGTGCGGCTGCCCCAAGGCTTTTATTTCGGAGCTACTGCGATCACCGGAGACCTCTCAG ATAACCATGATATAATTTCCCTGAAACTCTACCAACTGACGGTGTTGCGGAGTAAAAAGGaagagcaagaggaggaggaggaagaggaaataaCCATACCCAGCGTAGATAACTTTGACCTACTCAGat TGGGTCAGGTTGAAGAAGGGATGAGTGGCATCGCTATTTTCTTCACCGTGCTCTTCTCCATGCTGGGTTGCATCTTCCTCATCGTCATCGGCCTGGTGGTCTACAGCCACTGGAACGAGAGCCGACGCAAGCGCTTCTActga